Genomic DNA from Deltaproteobacteria bacterium:
AATGATGGATACTCAGGGAAAACCGGTTATGGGGGAGCAGAAAGTTGAAACACAAACAATAGCGCAGGGTCCCGCAGCATCCCAGGTGGCGATCAAAATGCTGGGGACGAACGGCGGGGGATTCTTCAATGCCAACGCTTCTCATCCATTTGAGAACCCTACACCCCTTTCCAACTTCGTGCAAATCCTCTCCATCTTCCTCATACCAAGCGGCCTGACGTATTATCTGGGCCGGATGGTAAAGAACCAGCGGCATGGCTGGACTGTGTGGGGGGTGATGCTTGTTCTCTTCCTCGCAGGAGTCCTGACGTGCTGGTGGTCAGAGGCGGCGGGAAACCCGAGGATGCATGCCCTGGGTATCGATAGCAACGGCGGGAACATGGAGGGGAAAGAGGTCCGCTTCGGGATATTCGCATCCGCTCTCTTCGCCGCTGTGACGACGGACGCCTCCTGCGGCGCCGTCAACGCCATGCACGACTCCTTTACACCCCTCGGCGGTTTGATCCCTCTCTTCAATATACAACTGTGCGAGGTCATCTTCGGCGGTGTAGGAGCGGGCCTGTACGGGATGTTGGTTTTCGTATTGCTCACGGTGTTTTTGGCAGGGCTGATGGTCGGGCGCACGCCCGAGTACCTGGGTAAAAAGATCGATGCCTATGATGTAAAGGTCACTGCGTTATTCGTTATGGTACCGGTATTCAGCATTCTAGGATTCACCGCCTGGGCAGCGGTGAGCGCCTGGGGTATAGCCGGTCTTAATAATACCGGTCCTCACGGTTTCAGCGAGATACTCTATGTCTTCTCATCGGCTGTCGGCAATAACGGGAGCGCCTTCGCCGGGCTCACAACCAATACCTACTGGTACGACACGACGATGGGCATCGCCATGCTTCTTGGCCGTTTTTTCATGATCGTCCCAGTGCTGGCACTTGCAGGCAGCCTGGCGCAAAAGAAGCAGATTGCCACAAGCGGGGGCAGTTTCCCCGTTTCCGGGGTAATGTTCGCTTTTCTTCTGCTCGGCACCGTTCTCATCGTTGGCGCCCTGACGTTTCTCCCGGTACTGGCGCTTGGTCCCATTGTCGAACATCTTCTGATGACCGGATCACAGATTCTTTATTAAGGAGCTATGGTAATGGTTGCCAAGACGCATTCTCTCTTTGATCGGGAAATTATATCGCAGTCACTGATCGAGGCTGCAAAGAAAATGAACCCCATACACATGGTCAAAAATCCCGTCATGTTCGTTACCGAGGTGGGGGCGCTCATTGTAACCGCCGGACTTTTTTTCCGACCGGAGGATGAAAATATAGGATTCAGCGTGCAGATCGCCCTGTGGCTCTGGTTTACTGTATACTTCGCTAATTTCGCGGAGGCTATGGCGGAGGGCCGCGGGAGGGCGCAGGCAAACGCGCTCCGGAAGACGCGGACAGGGACAACAGCCAACCGGATCAGTACCGATGGTTCTGTGGAAAAGGTTCCCGCGGAGCAGTTGCGGAAGGGTGACCTGTTCCTCGTTTCCTCGGCTGAGGTAATCCCTGCCGACGGCGAGATCATCGAGGGGGTCGCCACGGTCGATGAATCCGCCATCACTGGAGAGTCGGCTC
This window encodes:
- the kdpA gene encoding potassium-transporting ATPase subunit KdpA codes for the protein MNIYGWLQLTVFIVILLLLTKPVGVYLTQVLDPEGKTFLDPVLCPVERLFYRLFGLDPKKEQAWQEYALSLLAFSLVSLLLTYIILRVQHLLPLNPQGFGPVSEHLAFNTAASFTTNTNWQSYGGEATLSYFSQMVGLVFHNFTSAAVGIAAAAVLVRGISRYTTRKIGNFWVDLVRVNLYLLLPISLVYALFLVSQGMIQNFKPYDTAQLVETAVIQVPKKDAAGQGMMDTQGKPVMGEQKVETQTIAQGPAASQVAIKMLGTNGGGFFNANASHPFENPTPLSNFVQILSIFLIPSGLTYYLGRMVKNQRHGWTVWGVMLVLFLAGVLTCWWSEAAGNPRMHALGIDSNGGNMEGKEVRFGIFASALFAAVTTDASCGAVNAMHDSFTPLGGLIPLFNIQLCEVIFGGVGAGLYGMLVFVLLTVFLAGLMVGRTPEYLGKKIDAYDVKVTALFVMVPVFSILGFTAWAAVSAWGIAGLNNTGPHGFSEILYVFSSAVGNNGSAFAGLTTNTYWYDTTMGIAMLLGRFFMIVPVLALAGSLAQKKQIATSGGSFPVSGVMFAFLLLGTVLIVGALTFLPVLALGPIVEHLLMTGSQILY